In bacterium, the genomic stretch AAAGTTTATTCAAGAATTATAATGACTCCGCAGCATGCCAAAGCTCTTTTAAATACTCTGAAGGATACAGTTGAAAAATTTGAAAATGAATTCGGCGAGATTAAAGAGGCCGGCATGCCTTCATCAAAGCAGTTTGGTTTTCAGCCCAAGGAACCCAACAAGCCCTTGTAGCAGCAAATTTCTGATAATAATGCCGTGAAAAAACCAATGAGGGTAATGTTGAAATATATAATTATTTTTGCGCTGTTTTTATTCGCACTG encodes the following:
- a CDS encoding DUF3467 domain-containing protein encodes the protein MADQKMQQINVELGEKEAEGIYSNFVLITHSPAEFILDFSRMVPGVPKAKVYSRIIMTPQHAKALLNTLKDTVEKFENEFGEIKEAGMPSSKQFGFQPKEPNKPL